Genomic DNA from Nocardioides aquaticus:
TTGCGGGCCACCTTGTCGATCTCGTCGATGTAGATGATCCCGGTCTCGGCCTTCTTGACGTCGTAGTCGGCGGCCTGGATCAGCTTGAGCAGGATGTTCTCGACGTCCTCGCCGACGTAGCCGGCCTCGGTCAGCGCCGTGGCGTCCGCGATCGCGAAGGGCACGTTCAGCATCCGCGCGAGGGTCTGGGCCAGGTAGGTCTTGCCGCACCCGGTCGGCCCGATCACCAGGATGTTGGACTTGGCGACCTCGACGACCTCGTCCTTGCTGTGCTTGCCGCCGGCCGGGACCACCCCGGCCTGGACCCGCTTGTAGTGGTTGTAGACCGCGACCGCCAACGACTTCTTGGCCTGCTCCTGCCCGATGACGTAGGAGTTGAGGAAGTCGAAGATCTCCTTCGGCTTCGGCAGCTCCTCGAGACCGACCTCGGAGCCCTCGTTCAGCTCCTCCTCGATGATCTCGTTGCACAGGTCGATGCACTCGTCGCAGATGTACACACCGGGGCCGGCGATCAGCTTCTTGACCTGCTTCTGGCTCTTCCCGCAGAAGGAGCACTTCAGCAGGTCACCCCCGTCACCGATCCGGGCCACCGGCGATCTCCCCTCTAGACGGACGTACAACCATGGAACGGTACCCCGTGCCACCCCCGGGACCGGCGGGTGACACGGGGGTGGTGCTCAGGTCCCGGCGAGCGCCGGGGTGCCCTTGCGCGAGTCCAGCACGCCGTCGATCAGGCCGTAGTCCTTGGCCTGCGCGGCCGTCAGGATCTTGTCGCGCTCGATGTCGCGGCTGACCTGCTCGATGTCGCGACCGCTGTGCTCGCTGATCATCGTCTCGAGCAGCTCGCGCATCCGGAGGATCTCGTTGGCCTGGATCTCGATGTCCGAGGTCTGGCCGAACGTGCCCTCGGTGTAGGGCTGGTGGATCAGGATCCGGCTGTTGGGCAGGGCCAGGCGCTTGCCGGGGGCCCCCGCCGCGAGCAGGATCGCGGCCGCCGAGGCGGCCTGACCGAGGCAGACCGTCTGCACGTCGGGCTTGATGAACCGCATCGTGTCGTAGATCGCGGTCAGCGCCGTGAAGGAGCCGCCCGGGGAGTTGATGTAGATCTGGATGTCCTGGTCGGGGTTCAGGGACTCCAGGCACAGCAGCTGCGCCATCACCGCGTTGGCGACGTCGTCGGAGATCGGGGTGCCGAGGAAGATGATGCGGTCCTCGAACAGCTTGCCGTAGGGGTCGATGCGACGCACGCCGTAGGAGGTGCGCTCTTCCCACTGGGGGATGTAGTAGCTCATGTCGTCAGTCCTTCGTGTGGGCCGGTCGGCCCTCGTCGGCGGCGTCGCGCGCGTTCTTGACCACCTTGTCGACCAGGCCGTACTCCATGGCCTGGTCGGCGGTGAACCAGCGGTCGCGGTCGGCGTCGGCGATGACCTGCTCGATGTCCTGGCCGGTGTGCTCGGCGATGAGGTCGAGCAGCACCTTCTTGATGTGCAGCGACTGCTGCGCCTGGATCTTGATGTCCGAGGCGGAGCCGCCCATGCCCGAGGAGGGCTGGTGCATCATGATCCGCGCGTGCGGCAGCGCGTACCGCTTGCCCTTGGCGCCGGCGCAGAGCAGGAACTGCCCCATCGAGGCCGCCAGGCCCATCCCGACGGTCGCGACGTCGTTGGGGATGTAGTTCATGGTGTCGTAGATCGCCATGCCGGCGTCCACGGAGCCACCGGGGCTGTTGATGTGCAGGAAGATGTCGGCCTCGGGGTCCTCGGCCGAGAGCAGCAGCAGCTGGGCGCAGATCGCGTTCGCGTTCTGGTCGCGCACCTCGGAGCCGAGGAACACGATGCGCTCGCGCAGCAGCCGCTGGTAGATGTGGTCGTCGAGCACGTTGAGTCCTGCCCCGCCGTTCATCTGCGGGAGGCCCTCGCCAGGTCGGGTCTCGTAGTCGTTCACCCGGCCGACACTAGCCCGCGTCGGGCCCCGAACCACGGGTGGTCGGGCCCTGTTCGCCAACAGCGGACGCGGACGCCGCGGCGGCCATCCGCTCGACCGTGCGGGCCATGCCGGCCTCGAGCTCGTCGGCGTGGGCGTCGGTGCCGCCGAGCAGCAGCGGCGCCGCCAGCCGGCTGAGCCCGGTGAGCCCCCGGGGCACCGGCCGGCGGTGCACGACCCTGGTCCGCCCGTCGCCGGTCGGCTCCAGCTCCCAGATCCAGCGGGCGCCGCTGGTGCGCGTGTCCCACGACAGCAGCCGGCCGGGCTCGAGCTCGGCCACCACGGAGCGGGTGGGCCAGACCACGACCCCGCGCCGGTTGATCCCGAGGTACTGCTGCCCGACCCGCAGCCCGCCCGGCAGCAGCGGGCGCATGGTCACCAGCTCGGGGCTCCACTCCCCCATCCGCGCGACGTCGGCCAGCGTCGCCCAGACCGCGGCGGGCGGCGCGTCGACCACCTGCTCCGCGCGCAGCTCACGAGCGGCGGACGACGACGACGCGGACGACGCTGGAGAGGGGTCTCGGTCGGAGGTCACCGCGCGATCATCCCCGCCCGACCTCGGCGGCGTCGAGCCACCGGCCCAGGGCGGCGTGGACGTCGGGGTGGTTGAGCAGGCCGAAGTGGTCGGTGCCGCCGACGTGGAGCACGTCCGCGCCCGGGAACAGCTCGGCCCCGCGACGGTCCCGGCCGTACGCCGAGCGCGGCCGGACCAGGACGTCGCCGACCAGGTCCCCCACCGGGTGCCGCTGCTCGCGGGTCAGGGTGGCCGCCACCAGGTGGTACCGGGCGTGCGGCCACGGCGGCACGTCGGAGGTCAGCCCGGCCACCAGGTCGTGCACGCCCTGGGAGCGCCAGTCGAGGATGCGGCCGAACGCCGCGGTCTCCGGCAGCAGCCCGAGGCCGCGCGAGCCGTGCCCGACCCCCCAGGCCACCGGGGCGCCCAGGTGGGGCGTGCCGAGGGTGACGACGTCGCTGACCAGCTCCGCCCAGGCCCGCCCGGAGTCCGGGGGTGCGGGGGCCACGGCGCCGGCGGCGCGCACCACCAGGCCGCCCATGGAGTGGCCGACCAGGACGACCCGGCGCACCGGGACCGGCCAGGCGTCGACGACCCGCTGCATCAGGGCGGCGAGCGCGACGCCGTTCTCGCGCAGCGGCAGCCCCGAGTTGAGCCGGAGGAAGACCGGGGTCCAGCCGCGGGCGGTCACCGCCTCGCCGTAGGTCGTGCCCACGCTGGCGCGGTGCAGGCCCCAGGCCTCCTCGCTCTCGCAGAGCCCGTGCAGGAAGAACACGAGGTCGCCGGTGGCCTCCGGGAACGCCGCGGCCAGCGGCACCGGGTCGGGCTCGACGTCGCGGTGGTGCACGCGCACCGCCAGCGGGATCGCCAGCTGCGGGCGCTCCTGCAGCAGCCGGTCCCCGATCAGGCCGTTGACGGCCGAGGACACGAAGCGGCCCCGGGGGTGGTCCTCCAGCCGCGGCCCGGCGCCCGTGGCCGCGAGCCGGTCCAGGCCGACCGAGGTCGCCCGGAGACCGGCCCCGAGGCCGGCGTACACCGCGGAGGCGATGCCGCGGTGGGCCACCTCGGGCACGGCGGAGACGCCGAAGGTCGCCCTGCGGGTCACCCGGTGCGCCCGGTCGGCGATCGCCAGGTGCGTGTCCCGGGCGCTGCGCACGACCAGCTCGTCGGCGACCTGCGCCAGCAGCGACAGCGCATCCAGCACGGACGCGCCGGGGGCGGGGGCGACGGAGGTCATCCCCCCACGCTAACCGATCCGGTGCACAGGCGTGCACCGGATCGGCCGGGCGTCACTCCTTGGTGGTGTCGTCCTCGGCGGTCTCGCCCTCGGCGCCCTCGGCGCCCTGGACGTCCTCGGCGGACCCGTCCGCGTCGTCCTCGACCGACTCGTCCCCGGCGTCGGCAGCCTCGGCCGCAGCGACCTCCTCGGCGGAGGCGATGCTGCCGTCGGGGCGCAGGTTGCGCATCTCGACCACGTTGCCGGACGCGTCGGTGACGGTGGCGGACTCGACGATGGAGGCCAGCGCCTTGCCCCGCAGGATCTCCTGGACCAGGTCGGGGATGTGGTTGTGCGCGAACATGTGGTTCGCGAACTCCTGCGGGTCCTGGCCGGACTGCTGGGCGCGACGCACGAGGTGCTGGGAGAGCTCGTTCTGGTCGACGCCGAGCTCCTCCTTCTTGGCGATCTCGTCCAGGATGAACTGGGCGGCGACCGCGTCGCGGACCCGCTTCTCCAGGTCGGCCTCGAACTCGTCGACCGTCTGGCCCTCGTCGTCGAGGTAGGCCTGCATGGTCATCCCGGCCTGCGCGAGCTGCTGCTCGACGCTCTGGCGACGGGCGGTGAGCTCCTCGGCCACGACCGACTCCGGCAGCGGCACGTCGACCTTCTCGAGGAGGACCTCGAGGACGGCGTCGCGGGCGGCGGCGGCCTGCTCGAGGCGCTTGCCGTTGCGCAGCCGGTCGCGCACGTCCTCGGTGAGCTCCTCGTAGGTGTCGAACTCCGAGGCCTCCTGGGCGAAGTCGTCGTCGAGCTCGGGCAGCTCCTGCTCCTGCACCTGGCTGACGCGCACGCTGACCTCGACGTCCTCGCCGACCAGGTCGCCACCGACGAGCTGGGTGGTGAAGACCTTGTCCTCGCCGGCCGACAGGCCGAGCAGGGCCTCGTCGAGGCCCTCGATCATCCCGCCGCGGCCGACCTGGTAGCTCATCTGGCTGACCTCGGCGCCCTCGACGGGCTCGCCGCCCTGGGTGGCGAGGAGGTCGATGACCACGAAGTCGCCGTCGGCGGCGGGGCGCTCGACGTCGGAGAGGGTGCCGAAGCGCTCGCGCAGCGCGGCGACCTGCTCCTCGACGTCGGCGTCGGTGACCTCGAGGTCGTCGACGCCGGCCTCGATGCCGTCGTACTCCGGCAGCTCGATGGTCGGCTTGACGTCGACCTCGGCGGTGAACTCGAGCTGCTCGTCCGGGGCGAGGTTGGTGACCTCGATCTCGGGCTGGGCGAGCGGCTGCAGGTCGTTCTCCTGGAGCGCCTCCATGTACTTCTGCGGCACGAGGTCCTGCACGGCCTCCTGGAGGACGACCTCGCGGCCGACCTGCCGGTCGATGATCGCGGCGGGGACCTTGCCGCGGCGGAAGCCGGGGACGTTGATCTGCTGGGCGATCTTCTTGTAGGCCGCGTCGAGGCTCGGCTTGAGCTCCTCGAAGGGCACCTCGACGGTCAGCTTGGCCCGGGTCGGGGTCAAGGTCTCGACGGCGCTCTTCACAGGTTGTCTCCTCGGTGTTCAGGTGTGCTCGGGTGGGTGGTGCTGGGACGGTGGTCGGGGCGACAGGACTCGAACCTGCGGTCTCCTGCTCCCAAAGCAGGCGCGCTAGCCACTACGCTACGCCCCGCCAAGAGGCCCTGGCCGCCCGCGCGATCACCCGCGCAGGACGTCCGGCGGCTCCTTGGAGCGGATGACGGGAATCGAACCCGCGTAGCCAGTTTGGAAGACTGGGGCTCTACCATTGAGCTACATCCGCCGGCGCGGGATCGGGCCCCGTACACCCCGGGAATCCTCGCACAACGCCCGGACGGCGCCCAATCGGGCCCGGCTCGGCCCGGCCCGGATCGGGGCTCAGGTGCGGTGGACCACGATCATCGCGCGGTCGTCGTCCGGGGAGCCCAGCGCGGTCACCAGCCGGGTCGCGGCCCCGCCCACGCTGCCCCGCAGCAGCTGCTCCGCGGCGCCCAGCAGCCGGTCGATCCCCAGGTCGATGTCGCGCCGGGGCTCCTCGACCATGCCGTCGGTGTAGAGCAGCAGGGTGTCGCCGTGGCCGACCACGCCGCGCGCCGCGACGAAGTCGGGCCCCTCGATCAGCCCGAGCACGGGCCCCTCGCTGTCCAGCACGCGCCACCGGCCGGAGCCGGCCGAGCGGTGCAGGGCCGGCGGGTGACCGGCCGAGCGGACCTCGTAGGCCCCCGTGCCGAGGTCGACGGAGAGGTGCACGGCGGTCGCGAAGCCCTCGTCCCAGTCCTGGCGCACCATGTAGTCGTTGGCCGCGGGCAGGAAGCCGTCGGGACGCGTGGCCCCCAGCAGGCCGCCGAAGGCGCCGGAGAGCAGCAGCGCGCGGGTGCCGGCGTCCGCGCCCTTGCCCGACACGTCGACGACCACCACCTCCAGGCGGCCCGGGTCGTCGACCCGGGTGGCCACCACGAAGTCCCCCGCGAAGGGCGTGCCCCCCGCGGAGTGGATCGCGGAGTCGACCTGCCACCCCTCGGGCAGCGCGGGGATGCCGCCCTGGGTGAGGATCCGGTCGCGCAGGTCGACCAGCATCGACTCGCCCCGCAGCCCGCCGACGCCGAGCTGGGAGCGGCGGAACGAGGTGAAGAGCACGATCAGCCCCATCGTGAACTGCACCGTGGTCGGGCCGACGATGCGGCCTCCGGAGTCCCCGACGAGCGCCACCTGCGCGGTCAGCAGCAGCATCAGGTAGATCACGAACCACGGCAGCGTGCGCGGGCCGAGGAAGATGCTGCCGACCAGCAGCGGGACCATCAGGCTGGTGAACGGCATGATGCCGTCGAAGGCCACGACGAGCAGGGCCACCACGGTCGACACGGCACCGAGGCCGACCGAGAGGCGCGTCTCCGCGCTCACGCCGTGCCGGCGCAGCGACCGGAGTCCTCTCCGGGGCGCGAGCACGCGCTCCGGGCGCACGTCCCGGGTCGGGGTGCTCATCGCGGCACCGCCTCCGCTCGCTCGCTGGGAGCGCTCACCCTACGGCGCGGGAGCGGAACACGGGCTGGCAACGCGGGCACCAGAACAGGTTCCGGGCGGCCAGCTCCCTGGTCCGCACCGTCGCCCCGCAGACCAGGCACTCCTGCCCGTCGCGGCGGTAGACGTAGTGCTGGCCCGTACGCCGCCGCGCCGGCCGCTGGCGGGCCGCCGCGCGGTCCTCGGGGCGCAGCGTCTCGATCCTGCCGCTGCGCACGCCCGCCGCCATCAGCTCGACGAGGTCGTCCCACACCGCCTGCCACTGGCTGACCCGCAGGGTGCGTCCGGGACGCATCGGGTCGAGCCGCTGCCGGAAGAGCACCTCTGCCCGGTAGACATTGCCCACGCCGGCCAGCACGGACTGGTCCATCAGCAGCCCGCCGATCGGGGCCCGGCTGCGGCGGATCCGCTGCCAGGCCCGGTCCGGGTCGGCGTCGGGCTTCAGCGGGTCCGGCCCGATCCGGTCGAGCACGGCCTCGCGCTCGGCCGGGGTGACCAGGGCGCACTGCGTGGCGCCGCGCAGGTCTCCGTACGCCGTGCCGGCGCCGTGACCGTCGGCACCGTCGGCGACCAGCCGCATCCGGACCGCCCCGACCGGGGCCGGCACCGCGTCCACGCCGGGGAGGCCCGCGTGGACCGGCAGCTTGCCGTACAGCCCGAGGTGGACGTGCACGACGTCCTCCTGGTCGAAGTCGAGGAACAGGTGCTTGCCGGTGGCCTCGGCGGCGCGCAGCACCCGGCCGTCCAGGATCGCCGCGGACTCCTCGAAGCGGCCCTGCGGGCTGGTGACCCGGACGTGGCGCCCGCCGAAGGCGGCGTCGAGGTCGAGCGCGAGCCGCAGCAGGGTGTGGCCCTCGGGCACGTCCTCAGGCCTGCTCTGCGGCGGGACGCGCGGAGTCCGGCAGCGGCGGCAGCCCGCCCCCGGTCTCGTACGTCGACAGCTGCTCGATGCGGCGCACGTGGCGCTCGTCGCCGCTGAACGGCTCGGCGAGGAACACCTCCACGAAGCGGGTCATGTCCTCGAGCGGGTGCAGCCGCCCGCCCACGGAGACCACGGTCGCGTCGTTGTGCTGGCGGGCCAGGCGGGCGGTCTCCTCCGACCACGCCAGCGCGCACCGCACGCCGCGCACCTTGTTGGCGGCGATCTGCTCGCCGTTGCCCGAGCCCCCGACGACCACACCCAGGCTGTCGCGGCCCTCGGCGCGCTCGGCGGCGACGGCCTCGGCCGCCCGCAGGCAGAAGACCGGGTAGTCGTCGAGCGCGTCGTAGCGGAAGGGACCGTGGTCGACCGGCTCGTAGCCGTGCTCGCCGAGCCAGGCCAGCAGGTGGTCCTTGAGCTCGAGCCCGGCGTGGTCGGATCCGACGTGGACGCGCATGGCGCGATCCTCTCAGGCCCCCGGGTCCGGACGGGTGGTGGGCAGGTGGTGGGCCACGAAGGCGCCGACCTGCTGGATCGCGGTGCTCGCGGCGTCGTAGGCACCCGGGTGGCGCCAGAACCCGTGCAGCATGCCGAGGTAGCGGGTGCCGGTCACCTCGACGCCGGCCTCGGCCAGCAGCGCGACCAGGTGCTCGCCCTCGTCGAGCAGCGGGTCGTGCTCGGCGGTGAGCACCAGCGTCGGCGGCAGCGTCGCGAGGTGCTCCGAGAGCAGCGGCGCGAGGTCGGGGTCGGCGAGGTCGGCCGACGAGGCGGCGTACTGCTCCCAGTACCAGGTGGCGTCGCGGGGGTCGAAGCCGTGCGTCTCGCGCCGGAAGGAGGGGAAGGAGCCGGTGGGGTCGAGGAAGGGGTAGATCAGCACGGTCGCGGCGAAGCGGCCGGGGTGGCGCAGCGCGGCGACCAGGGCGAGGTTGGCGCCGGCGCTGTCGCCGTGTGCCACCACCGGCACGTCGAGCCCGCGCCCGGGTCCCTCGGCAGCCAGCCAGGCCAGCACCGTGTCGACGTCGTCGGGCGCGGCCGGGAACCGGTGCTCCGGCGGGCGGCGGTAGTCGACGCTGAGCACCGCGTGCCCGCTGGAGACCACGAGGCGGCGGCAGGCGGCGTCGTGGACCTCGACGTCGTTGAGCACGAAGCCCCCGCCGTGCAGGTGCAGCACCAGCCCGGTCACGGAAGCGTCCGCCGGGTCGACGGGCAGGTAGACCCGGCACGGCACCCCGTGCGCGTCGACGTCCTCGACGTGGGCGACGCGCTCCCGGGGCTCGGCCGCCGCGGCGACCCGGGACTCCGCCCGGGCCCGGGCGACGTCGAAGGCCGGGTCGCTGACCGGGACGTCGCCCGCGGCAGCCTCGAGGGCGGCGCGGGCCTGGGGGTGCAGGGCCATCGTGGTCCGCCCGCTCAGCGCGCCATCAGGGCGTCCAGCGCCACCGCGACCGCCGCGGCGACGCGGAAGTCGATCTCGGGGTGCGGCACCGTCACCGTGTACTTGTCGCGCACCGAGCCCTGGCGGGAGACCGAGAGCAGCGGAGCCCCGTCGGGGGCCACGAAGTCGAAGTGGATCGGCAGGAAGGGGATGTCGGCCACCCGGCGCACGATCGCGACCAGCTGGCTGCGCTCCCGCCCGGTCCCGGCGTACCCCGGGCCCTCGAGGTGGAAGGTCGAGCGGAGCAGGCTCGCGCCGAAGTCCTTGCGGAAGAAGCCCAGCGGTGCGCCGGCCTCGTCGGTGACGTCGTAGCCGGCGTTGAGGTCCATCCGCTGCCGGGCCTTGAAGGCGAAGACCGGGCGCGCCTTGGAGGAGTCCTCGAAGAAGGTGACCTGCTCCTTGAACGCCAGCCGCTTCTGCTCGGCCAGCCCCATCATCGCGCCGGTCGAGCCGTCCGGGTTCGCGGCGTAGAGCTCGTAGCGGTTGGTCGTCAGCGCGACCTTCTGCTTGACGAAGAACGAGGGCAGGTACATCGAGGCGGTCACGGCGGCGATCCTAGGCCGGTTCAGCCCTCGGGCGTGGCCAGACGCTCCCGCTCCTGCTCGACGACCGACGGGTCGAGCTTGGTGAAGACCGGCGTCGGCTTGGCCACCGGGGTCCCGGCCACGACCGGGCGGGACTCCCAGCGCGGCGTGCCGCGGTAGTCGCCCGTGATCACCGGGTACGGCCCGAGGCCGGCGCCGGCGCCGGGGTCGAGGTCCTCGACCTGCTCGATGCGCGGCATCGGCACCAGCTCGCCCTCGCCCCCGTAGACCGCCCACACCCGGTTGGCGGCGTGCGGCAGGAACGGGGCCAGCAGCAGGTTGCAGTCCAGGACGCACTGCGCGGCGACGTTGAGGACGGTGCCGAGCCGCTCGCGCTGCGCCTCGTCCTTCATCTTGTAGGGCTCGGTGACGGTGAGGTACTTGTTCACCTCGCCGACGCAGCGCATCGCCTCCGCGATCGCGGCGCGCTGGCGGTGCCGGGAGATCAGCCCGCCGACCGCGTCGAACCCGGCGCGCACGGTGGCGAGCACGTCCTCGTCGACCTGCTGCAGCGGGCCGCGGGGCGGGACCTCGCCGAAGCTCTTGGCGATCATCGTCGCCGTGCGGTTCACCAGGTTGCCCCAGCCGGCCACCAGCTCGGAGTTGGTGCGCTGCACGAACTCGGCCCAGGTGAAGTCGGAGTCGGAGGTCTCGGGGCCGGCCGCGCAGATGAAGTAGCGCAGCGCGTCGGGCTGGTAGCGCGTCAGCATGTCGCCGACCAGGATCACGTGACCGCGGCTGGTCGAGAACTGCTTGCTCTCCATGGTCATGAACTCCGAGGAGACGACCTCGGTGGGCAGCACGAGGTCCCCGTACGTCCCCGGCTCGCCGCCGCGGTCGCCGCGGCCGTCGTAGGCCAGCAGCTCCGCCGGCCAGATCTGGCTGTGGAAGACGATGTTGTCCTTGCCCATGAAGTAGTAGGCCAGGGTCTGCGGGTCGTTCCACCAGTCGCGCCAGGCCTCGGGCGTGCCCTGGCGGCGGGCCCACTCGATCGAGGCCGAGAGGTAGCCGATCACCGCGTCGAACCAGACGTAGAGGCGCTTGGTGGGCTGGTCCTCCCAGCCCGGCACGGGGATGCCCCAGTCGATGTCGCGCGTCATCGCGCGGGGGCGGATCTCCTTGAGGATGTTCTGGCTGAACCGGATCACGTTGGGCCGCCACAGCCCGGTGGCCTCGCGCTCGTCGAGCCACTCCCCCAGCGCACCGGCCAGCGCGGGGAGGTCCAGGAAGTAGTGCTGGGTGTCGACGAACGACGGGGTCTCGCCGTTGATCTTGGAGCGGGGCGCGACCAGGTCGGTGGCGTCCAGCTGGTTGCCGCAGTTGTCGCACTGGTCCCCGCGGGCCTCGGTGTAGCCGCAGATCGGGCAGGTGCCCTCGATGTAGCGGTCGGGCAGGGTGCGACCGGTCGAGGGGCTGATCGCCGACTGGGTGGTCTGCTCGACCAGGTAGCCGTTGCGGTGCACGGTGCGGAACATCTCTTGCACCGTGAGGTAGTGGTTGCCGGTCGTGGTGCGGGTGAACAGGTCGTAGGACAGCCCGAGGTCGTGCAGGTCCTGCACGATCACCGC
This window encodes:
- a CDS encoding ATP-dependent Clp protease proteolytic subunit; its protein translation is MSYYIPQWEERTSYGVRRIDPYGKLFEDRIIFLGTPISDDVANAVMAQLLCLESLNPDQDIQIYINSPGGSFTALTAIYDTMRFIKPDVQTVCLGQAASAAAILLAAGAPGKRLALPNSRILIHQPYTEGTFGQTSDIEIQANEILRMRELLETMISEHSGRDIEQVSRDIERDKILTAAQAKDYGLIDGVLDSRKGTPALAGT
- a CDS encoding ATP-dependent Clp protease proteolytic subunit, with protein sequence MNGGAGLNVLDDHIYQRLLRERIVFLGSEVRDQNANAICAQLLLLSAEDPEADIFLHINSPGGSVDAGMAIYDTMNYIPNDVATVGMGLAASMGQFLLCAGAKGKRYALPHARIMMHQPSSGMGGSASDIKIQAQQSLHIKKVLLDLIAEHTGQDIEQVIADADRDRWFTADQAMEYGLVDKVVKNARDAADEGRPAHTKD
- a CDS encoding SRPBCC family protein; its protein translation is MTSDRDPSPASSASSSSAARELRAEQVVDAPPAAVWATLADVARMGEWSPELVTMRPLLPGGLRVGQQYLGINRRGVVVWPTRSVVAELEPGRLLSWDTRTSGARWIWELEPTGDGRTRVVHRRPVPRGLTGLSRLAAPLLLGGTDAHADELEAGMARTVERMAAAASASAVGEQGPTTRGSGPDAG
- a CDS encoding esterase/lipase family protein yields the protein MTSVAPAPGASVLDALSLLAQVADELVVRSARDTHLAIADRAHRVTRRATFGVSAVPEVAHRGIASAVYAGLGAGLRATSVGLDRLAATGAGPRLEDHPRGRFVSSAVNGLIGDRLLQERPQLAIPLAVRVHHRDVEPDPVPLAAAFPEATGDLVFFLHGLCESEEAWGLHRASVGTTYGEAVTARGWTPVFLRLNSGLPLRENGVALAALMQRVVDAWPVPVRRVVLVGHSMGGLVVRAAGAVAPAPPDSGRAWAELVSDVVTLGTPHLGAPVAWGVGHGSRGLGLLPETAAFGRILDWRSQGVHDLVAGLTSDVPPWPHARYHLVAATLTREQRHPVGDLVGDVLVRPRSAYGRDRRGAELFPGADVLHVGGTDHFGLLNHPDVHAALGRWLDAAEVGRG
- the tig gene encoding trigger factor, whose amino-acid sequence is MKSAVETLTPTRAKLTVEVPFEELKPSLDAAYKKIAQQINVPGFRRGKVPAAIIDRQVGREVVLQEAVQDLVPQKYMEALQENDLQPLAQPEIEVTNLAPDEQLEFTAEVDVKPTIELPEYDGIEAGVDDLEVTDADVEEQVAALRERFGTLSDVERPAADGDFVVIDLLATQGGEPVEGAEVSQMSYQVGRGGMIEGLDEALLGLSAGEDKVFTTQLVGGDLVGEDVEVSVRVSQVQEQELPELDDDFAQEASEFDTYEELTEDVRDRLRNGKRLEQAAAARDAVLEVLLEKVDVPLPESVVAEELTARRQSVEQQLAQAGMTMQAYLDDEGQTVDEFEADLEKRVRDAVAAQFILDEIAKKEELGVDQNELSQHLVRRAQQSGQDPQEFANHMFAHNHIPDLVQEILRGKALASIVESATVTDASGNVVEMRNLRPDGSIASAEEVAAAEAADAGDESVEDDADGSAEDVQGAEGAEGETAEDDTTKE
- a CDS encoding PP2C family protein-serine/threonine phosphatase, whose protein sequence is MSTPTRDVRPERVLAPRRGLRSLRRHGVSAETRLSVGLGAVSTVVALLVVAFDGIMPFTSLMVPLLVGSIFLGPRTLPWFVIYLMLLLTAQVALVGDSGGRIVGPTTVQFTMGLIVLFTSFRRSQLGVGGLRGESMLVDLRDRILTQGGIPALPEGWQVDSAIHSAGGTPFAGDFVVATRVDDPGRLEVVVVDVSGKGADAGTRALLLSGAFGGLLGATRPDGFLPAANDYMVRQDWDEGFATAVHLSVDLGTGAYEVRSAGHPPALHRSAGSGRWRVLDSEGPVLGLIEGPDFVAARGVVGHGDTLLLYTDGMVEEPRRDIDLGIDRLLGAAEQLLRGSVGGAATRLVTALGSPDDDRAMIVVHRT
- a CDS encoding Fpg/Nei family DNA glycosylase — translated: MPEGHTLLRLALDLDAAFGGRHVRVTSPQGRFEESAAILDGRVLRAAEATGKHLFLDFDQEDVVHVHLGLYGKLPVHAGLPGVDAVPAPVGAVRMRLVADGADGHGAGTAYGDLRGATQCALVTPAEREAVLDRIGPDPLKPDADPDRAWQRIRRSRAPIGGLLMDQSVLAGVGNVYRAEVLFRQRLDPMRPGRTLRVSQWQAVWDDLVELMAAGVRSGRIETLRPEDRAAARQRPARRRTGQHYVYRRDGQECLVCGATVRTRELAARNLFWCPRCQPVFRSRAVG
- a CDS encoding ribose-5-phosphate isomerase, coding for MRVHVGSDHAGLELKDHLLAWLGEHGYEPVDHGPFRYDALDDYPVFCLRAAEAVAAERAEGRDSLGVVVGGSGNGEQIAANKVRGVRCALAWSEETARLARQHNDATVVSVGGRLHPLEDMTRFVEVFLAEPFSGDERHVRRIEQLSTYETGGGLPPLPDSARPAAEQA
- a CDS encoding alpha/beta hydrolase — translated: MALHPQARAALEAAAGDVPVSDPAFDVARARAESRVAAAAEPRERVAHVEDVDAHGVPCRVYLPVDPADASVTGLVLHLHGGGFVLNDVEVHDAACRRLVVSSGHAVLSVDYRRPPEHRFPAAPDDVDTVLAWLAAEGPGRGLDVPVVAHGDSAGANLALVAALRHPGRFAATVLIYPFLDPTGSFPSFRRETHGFDPRDATWYWEQYAASSADLADPDLAPLLSEHLATLPPTLVLTAEHDPLLDEGEHLVALLAEAGVEVTGTRYLGMLHGFWRHPGAYDAASTAIQQVGAFVAHHLPTTRPDPGA
- the metG gene encoding methionine--tRNA ligase; the protein is MSHVLSAVAWPYANGPRHIGHVAGFGVPSDVFSRYMRMAGHDVLMVSGTDEHGTPILVAADAEGVSARDLADRNNAVIVQDLHDLGLSYDLFTRTTTGNHYLTVQEMFRTVHRNGYLVEQTTQSAISPSTGRTLPDRYIEGTCPICGYTEARGDQCDNCGNQLDATDLVAPRSKINGETPSFVDTQHYFLDLPALAGALGEWLDEREATGLWRPNVIRFSQNILKEIRPRAMTRDIDWGIPVPGWEDQPTKRLYVWFDAVIGYLSASIEWARRQGTPEAWRDWWNDPQTLAYYFMGKDNIVFHSQIWPAELLAYDGRGDRGGEPGTYGDLVLPTEVVSSEFMTMESKQFSTSRGHVILVGDMLTRYQPDALRYFICAAGPETSDSDFTWAEFVQRTNSELVAGWGNLVNRTATMIAKSFGEVPPRGPLQQVDEDVLATVRAGFDAVGGLISRHRQRAAIAEAMRCVGEVNKYLTVTEPYKMKDEAQRERLGTVLNVAAQCVLDCNLLLAPFLPHAANRVWAVYGGEGELVPMPRIEQVEDLDPGAGAGLGPYPVITGDYRGTPRWESRPVVAGTPVAKPTPVFTKLDPSVVEQERERLATPEG